The genomic segment CGTTCGCTGCACCACCGCCCCAGGCTCCGGGCCGGTCTGCTGCGGCCGGCGGGTCATCACGTTGATGATCATCTCGGCCAGCGCCGCCGAGAGACGCTGGCGCACCTCGGCCTGGGTCAGCCGATGAATCCGCTGCCCGTTCGCGTCGCTGACCTCCAGCGACGCGATCGGGTCGGCCTCGTCGTCGGCCCACCGGTCGAGCGGCACGTCCAGCCGGTTCTGCCGGAAATCGGCCAGGAACTTCGGGTCCCGGCTCCTCGACGGCTCCCGGGGACGCATCGGCGGCAGGGCCAGCAACGGCAGCCAGGTCAGCCCGGCGTCCAGCTCGAACGCCTCGTGATCGGCGTAGGACAGGTCGACGTCCACGACCACGTCGGTGTCCACGGCCTGGGCCAGCTTGACGTGCAGTACCTCGGTCGTGCGACGGCACCAGGAGTTGTTCGCGACCAGGTAGAGCAGTTCCCGCCCGAGCCGGGAGTCCCGCTCGAACCGGACATCTTCGCTCCGGTACTCCTCGAGCGTTACCTGGCCCAGAGCCGCGCGCAGCCGTTCGGTACGGGAGATGACCGCCCGCTGCTGCTCCTCCTGCGTACCGGCCGCCTCCGCCATCCAGCCCTCCACCCGCGCGTCCGCCCGCTCGAAACTACCTATCAGCCAATCGAAATGCGCCGAACCACCGGCGGATCGGGCCACCCCTCGGGGCGCAGTACCGCCACTGCCGCAGCCACGTCGGGAGCCAGGTCGAGGTCGGTACCCGCGACCCGCCCGACCCCTGACGGCATCGAGGCCGACCAGGTCGCACCCTCAGCGTCCGAGGTGACCACATGACGCAGGGGCAGAGACAGCCCGTGCCCGCTGGCCTTGACCGACGACTCCTTGCGCGCCCAGGTGAGCAGGCGCCGGTGCTCGCGGTCGGCCCGGCGCTCGGTGGCGGCCCACTCCTGGTCGGCGAAGATCGAGTTCCGCAACGCGTTCCAGTCCACCGTGCGCCCCTGCTCGGCGTCCACGCCCACCTGTACCCCGGGGGCGGCGAGCGCCACGATGACCACCTCACCGGAGTGCGAGAGATTGATCTCCACATCCCGACTACCGTCGGTGGCTTCGAGAAATGGCTTACCATGCCCGTTCTCGCCGCACGAGATACAGAACGACCCGAGCTGCAACTGTGCCGGTGGGGTTCCGGTGACGGCCGAGAGCAGCCGCCGCAGCATCGAGTGGGCGGCCAGCCCACGGTCCCGGTCCTGCGCGCGCCGGTAGCGCTCGATCTTGGCCAGGCGGGTCTCGCTCAGGTCGGCCGCGAGCTGCGTCCGGACGTCGTCGGCGAGGTTGCCGACGTCCACCCGGGACCACCAGATCTCGATCTCCGTGCCCCGTGGCGCCGGGTGGCTGCCCGGGGAAGGGATCGCGTTCAGGACGTGCTCCCGCGGCGTCGTCGTCGGGGGTGTACGGGCTTCAGGCACCCGGACAGGATGCCCTGATCGGCGTGGCAATGCCACGAAACCCCACAATTCCGCAACCGCCCCGTGTCCATCGACTGATCATGCCCGACCCCGGGGAGCCGGTCAGAGGCGGGGGAAGTACTACTCGCCCTGCTCACGCTCGCTGGGCTTCTCCAGCACCACCACCCGGGCACCGCGCGGGTTCAGGTGCTCCATGAACCGCTTGATCGTGCCGCCCTTGCCCGCCGCGTCGCGACCCTCGAAGAGGATCACCACCTTCTCGCCGGAGCTCTTCACCCAGTTCTGGAGTTTCAGCAGCTCGATCTGGAGCAGCCGTTTCTCCGCCTCGTAGACGTCGCGGCCCATCCGCTCGGAGTACGGGTAGCCCTCGCGCCAGGTGTCCACCGGGTCCCCGGCCGGGGTGATCAGCACCGGGTCGTCGTCATCGGTGTCGTCGACGCTCAGGCCCTCCACGGGCCGGCCGCCGCCGGGCGCCCGCAGGTGCTCGCTGAGTTCGGCCATCCGCTCGTCCGCCGGGGGGGTTCTCCATCCCGCGACGTTCGCATCGCGTACCGGCTGTCCGACAGATCGTGAGGCGGAGTTTCACGGCCCCAGGGGCAGGAGTTCACCGCTCGTTGGTCAACGGTTGCCCGGTGTTCCCCCGGCCCGCGCGGGTCGCCCGGGTCGGGGCCGACGGCAACAGCAATAATTTTGGACGCGGACGGGCACCTGACCTGCCCGGAAACCGTCACGGGGACCGGACGTGCCGAGGTTCTCAGGAGGCGCCGTGATCATCGCTGCCGGATGATGGCAGCCCCATGCTGACCTCTCCGCCCGGTAGGGCCGGGAGGGGCCCAAGTTCCGCCCCGAAGGAGCCGAGCACACCATGTGGGTCGAGATCGCCCTGGTCGCCGTGCTGATCCTGATCAACGCCGCGCTCTCGGGCTCCGAGATGGCTCTGGTCTCGTTACGTGAGAGCCAGGTCAACCGCCTGGCCACGGAGAGCGAGAAGGGTCGTCGGCTGGCCAGTCTGACGAACGACCCGACACGTTTCCTGTCCACCATCCAGATCGGCATCACCCTGGCCGGTGCGCTGGCGTCGGCCACGGCCGCCGTGTCGCTGGCCCAGCCGCTGATCGAGCCGCTCGGCTTCCTCGGGAGCGCGGCCGAGCCGGTCTCGGTCGTCGTGGTGACGATCATGCTGACGTACGTGACGCTGGTGATCGGCGAGCTGGCCCCGAAGCGGATCGCGATGCAGACCGCCCAGTCGTGGGCGCTGCGCGCGGCCGGCCCGATCAACCTGATCTCGGTGCTGGCCCGGCCGCTGGTCTGGATCCTCGCCAAGTCGACGGAACTGGTCGTCCGGATGGTCGGCCTGGACCCGAAGGCGGCGCGCGAGGAGGTCTCCGAGGAGGAGATCAAGGACATGATCGCCGCCCAGGAGTCCATCCCCGAGCAGCAGCGCTCGATCATCGAGGGCGCGCTCGAACTCGACGAGCGCAAGCTCTACCAGGTGCTGGTGCCGCGCACCGACGTGGTCTTCGTGACGGCTGCGCAAGACGCCTCGACCGCCCGCGACCTACTGATCGAGGCCGGACTCTCCCGGGCCCCGGTGATCGGCGAGACCGAGGACGACGTCATCGGTTTCGTGCACCTGCGACAGCTCGTGGCCGGGATCGGCGCGGTCGCCGACTACGTGCGTCCCGCCCTGGTGCTTCCCGACTCGGCCGGTGTGCTGCAGGCCCTGGGCCGCATGCAGCAGCAGCGCGGTCAGCTGGCCCTGGTGATGGACGAGTTCGGCGCGGTCGCCGGCATCGTGACGCTCGAAGACCTGCTCGAGGAGATCGTCGGCGAGATCTACGACGAGTTCGACCTGGACACCGCACAGGTCCTGCACCGGCCCGACGGCGATATCGAGCTGAACGGCTCCTTCCCCGCCCATGACCTGACCGACCTGGGCATCGACCTGAACGCGGGCCGGAGCGCGACGATCGCCGGGATCATGCTGGAGGCCCTGGGCGAGTTCCCGGCCGCCGGCACCGAGACCGTCGTGGGCAACTGGCGCCTCACCGCGCTCGAGGTCACGCCGCGGGCCATCCTCCGGGTCCAGGTGCACCCGCTGGACTCCGACGAGCTGGCCCAGATCGAGGCCGCCAAGGAGACCGCGCGCCAGGCCCGCGAGAACCGCGATCTGCCGCCCGCCCCCGAACTGCCGGCCGGGCCCACCGAGGAGCCCACCGAGGAGCCCGCCGTGGCCGCCACGTCCACCCCGGCCGAACTGGCAGCCCTCGACCTGACCCCTGCCGATCCCCCGGCCCACACCGACAAGGCCTGACGACCTGGCGCCCCTCCCCCAGAACCCCTGTTCGTGATCATGCAAAATCTCCCCAGCGTTCTAGAACTCTCTCCATCACAGTTCTAGAACTCCGGGGAGGTTTTGCATGATCACGGAGGAAAGACGGGGACTTACTCGGGGCCGTGGGACGCGCGGGATCGCTCAGCCGTCCCGCCAGGGTTGGCCCACCTGCCTCGGACGCCATGAAGGCGCAGGTCAGGGGCTTGGCCAAAAGCGGTGCAGAGCCGGTGCCGGACCTGCGCAGCGCGGCGGATTGATATGCAACCGCCAGGTCCGGGATAATTCTTCCGGCTGCCCAAACAGCCACAACCGGGTTATCCACGGCCGAAAGGGTTGTTGCGCTGATGGCAGGCGAGC from the Kineosporia sp. NBRC 101731 genome contains:
- a CDS encoding 4'-phosphopantetheinyl transferase superfamily protein, yielding MPEARTPPTTTPREHVLNAIPSPGSHPAPRGTEIEIWWSRVDVGNLADDVRTQLAADLSETRLAKIERYRRAQDRDRGLAAHSMLRRLLSAVTGTPPAQLQLGSFCISCGENGHGKPFLEATDGSRDVEINLSHSGEVVIVALAAPGVQVGVDAEQGRTVDWNALRNSIFADQEWAATERRADREHRRLLTWARKESSVKASGHGLSLPLRHVVTSDAEGATWSASMPSGVGRVAGTDLDLAPDVAAAVAVLRPEGWPDPPVVRRISIG
- a CDS encoding hemolysin family protein, with the translated sequence MWVEIALVAVLILINAALSGSEMALVSLRESQVNRLATESEKGRRLASLTNDPTRFLSTIQIGITLAGALASATAAVSLAQPLIEPLGFLGSAAEPVSVVVVTIMLTYVTLVIGELAPKRIAMQTAQSWALRAAGPINLISVLARPLVWILAKSTELVVRMVGLDPKAAREEVSEEEIKDMIAAQESIPEQQRSIIEGALELDERKLYQVLVPRTDVVFVTAAQDASTARDLLIEAGLSRAPVIGETEDDVIGFVHLRQLVAGIGAVADYVRPALVLPDSAGVLQALGRMQQQRGQLALVMDEFGAVAGIVTLEDLLEEIVGEIYDEFDLDTAQVLHRPDGDIELNGSFPAHDLTDLGIDLNAGRSATIAGIMLEALGEFPAAGTETVVGNWRLTALEVTPRAILRVQVHPLDSDELAQIEAAKETARQARENRDLPPAPELPAGPTEEPTEEPAVAATSTPAELAALDLTPADPPAHTDKA